TCTTGTCGAGCAGCAGGGTGTCGACGTCGCCGGCCGCCTCCACAGCACGGCCCGAGGTGGCCAGGACATTGACCTTCAGCAGCCGGTCCATGCCGGCGATGCCGACGGCCGACAGCAGGCCGCCGATGGTGGTCGGGATCAGGGTGATGAACAGGGCCCCGAGCACGATCGGATCCAGCGTCACGCCCGAATAGGCCCCCAGGCCCAGCAACGTCACGACGGCGATCAGGAACACCAGCGTCAGGCCGGCCAGCAGGACGGACAGGGCCAGTTCGTTCGGCGTCTTGCGCCGGTTCGCGCCCTCGACCATGGCGATCATGCGATCCAGGAAGGTCGAGCCGGGGGCCGAGGTGATGCGCACCTTGATCCAGTCGGAGACCACGGTGGTGCCGCCGGTGACGGCCGAGCGATCGCCGCCGCTCTCGCGGATCACGGGGGCGCTTTCACCCGTGATGGCGGCCTCGTTGACCGAGGCGACGCCCTCGACGATCTCGCCGTCCGAGGGGACCACGTCGCCCGCCTCGACCAAGACGATCTGCCCGACACCCAGCTGGTGTGCCGGGGTGGGGACGATGGTGCCGGTCGCCGGATCGACGATCAGCTTGGCCTTGGTGTCCACCCGGGTGGCGCGAAGGCTGTCGGCGGCGGCCTTGCCCCGGCCTTCGGCGACGCTTTCGGCGACGTTGGCGAACAGGACGGTCAGCCACAGCCAGACGGCCAGTTGGATCGCGAAGCCGGCCGCGCCGCCCGACGTGATCGCCACCCCCGCCGAGACGGTGGCCAGCAGGGCGACCAGCCAGGTGGCGAAGATCACCGGGTTCCCGAGCAGGTGCCGGGGGTTCAGCTTGATGAAGGCGTCGCCGACCGCCCGGCCGAGCATGGCCCCGGTCAGGGCCCCGCCGAGCGGACTGGGGGAACGGCCCACCACCGGGGCCGTGGTTTCGGGATGTGCGAAGGTCATTTCAGGTGTCCAGACGGATCACGACCGGGCCGCAGCGGCGAGCATCTGGAAATGCTCGACGATGGGTCCAAGGGCGAGGGCGGGGAAGAACTGCAGTCCGCCCAGGATGAGGATGACGCCGATCAGCAGGCCGATGAACAGGCCGCCGTCGGTCGGCAGGGTGCCGGCGGAGGGTGCCAGCTTCGGCTTGGCCACCAGCGATCCGGCGATCGCCAGCACCGCCACGGCGGGCACGAACCGCCCCAGCAGCATGCCGATGCCGAGCGTCGTGTTCCACCAGGGGGCGTTGGCGGTCAGACCGGCAAAGGCCGAGCCGTTGTTCGCCGCCGCCGAGGTGTAGGCGTACAGGATCTCCGACAGGCCGTGCGGCCCGGCGTTGAGCAGCCCCGTCAGCGCCTCCGGATAGACGGCGGCGACGGCCCCGAAGCCGAGGATGGCGGCCGGCATCGCGAGCAGGCCGATCATGGCGTACTGGATCTCGCGCGCCTCGATCTTCTTGCCGAGATACTCGGGCGTCCGTCCGACCATCAGACCGGCCACGAAGACCGACAGGATGGCCATGACGACCATCAGGGCGATGCCGGAGCCGATCCCGCCGGGCAGGATCTCGCCCAGCTGCATCAGGAACATCTGGATGCCGCCCGACAGGGGCATGAAGCTGGCGTGCATCGCATTGACCGAGCCGTTGGACGCCCCGGTCGTCTGAGCCGCCCAGGCGACGGAAGAGGCGATGCCGAAGCGTGTCTCCTTGCCCTCCATGTTCACGGGCTGGCTGATGCCGGCGGCCTGCAGCGCAGGCGCGGGCTGGCTTTCGGCGACGTACATCGCGGCGGTCAGGCCGCCCAGCAGGATCAGGCCGGCCAGGACCAGGGCGCGGACCTCCTTCTTCGCCATCACGCTGCGGCCGAAGGCGAAGAATGCGGCCCAGCCGAGGACATTGATCGACACGGCCGTGATCAGGTTGGTCAGGGCCGAGGGGTTCTCGAGCGGGTGGGCGGAGTTCACGTTGAAGACGCCGCCGCCGTTGATGCCCAGCATCTTGATGGCCAGTTGGCTGGCGACCGGGAACAGGGCGATCGTCTGATCCGCGCCTTCCAGCGTCGTCGCGGTCGCCGAGGCCGCCAGCGACTGGGCCACGCCCAGACCGGCCAGGAGGACGGCCAGGACGATCGAGGCGGGCAGCAGCAGATACAGGGTCGTCCGGGTCATGTCGGCCCAGAAGTTGCCGACCCCCTCGCCGCGACTGGCCACGAAGGCCCGGGCCAGGGCAGCGGCGATGGCGGCCCCGGTCGCGGCGGACAGGAAGTTCTGGACCGTCAGACCGACCATCTGGGTGAAGGTCGACAGGGTCGTCTCCCCGCCATAGCTCTGCCAGTTGGTGTTGGTGACGAAGCTGATGGCGGTGTTGAAGGCCAGATGGGGCGAGACGCCCTCGAAGCCCTGGGGGTTCAGCGGCAGGCCGCCCTGCAGACGCAGGATGGCATACAGAAGCCCGAAGCCCATGGCGTTGAAGACGACCAGGGCGCCGGCATAGCCGACCCAGCCCTGGCTCCTGTCCGGGTTCACGCCCGCCAGGCCGTAGAAGACCTTTTCGACGGGACGCAGGACGGGGTCGAGCCAGGTGCGCTCGCCGTTCCAGACGCGCGACAGATAGAGCCCGAGCGGCCAGCCGAGCGCGACCGACAGGCCCAGGGTGAGGGCGATTTCCGCCCAGCCTTGAAGGGTCATGACCGGCGGCTCCTCAGAACCGCTCGGGGCGCACGAGCGCCACGATCATATACAGGGCGACGACGACCGCGCCGGCACCCCACAGGAGGTTCAGCAGCATCGTCACACCTTGTTCAGCAGAACGGCGAGAACGGCGAAGGCGACAAACGCCCCGCCGCCCAGCGCCAGAAAAATCACGTCGGCCATGCCGAAGTCTCCGGGCTCAGTTTCTAGGCCGGGTGTCGCAGAAGGTGGCGTAAGGGGACGATGCGGAAGGCGGGCGACCGCATAAGGGGAGCGTAAAGACGGGCGTCAGGGCGGTCCGGTCTGCTTCCTCATGGCCTTGAGGCGGCGACGGCGTTCGGTGCGGTTGAGGCCGGGTTCGAACGGCGAATTCGAGTGGACTTCGTGTACTTCGTGCACTTCGGCGCGGGCGCGGGCGAGGATGACCCGGGCCGTTTCGCGGGGCGTGTCAGACGGTTGGGGCGGGGACCCTGGCGTCTCGGCGTCATCGGGGGATGCGAGACCCGCGGCGAGGCGTTGCTGGTCCCGCATCTGGCGGAGCGCGAAATCGCGCAGGCGCGCCCAGCGCAGGGCTTCGGTCAGCCGCCCGCGTCGGGCCGCCACCCCCATCCGGCGACGGGCCAGCTCGGCCAGGGCGGGGTCGTCCATGTCGGGCAGGTCGTCTGCGTCGTCCTCGTCCTCGAAGGGTTCGGCCTCCGCCTGGTCCGCGCGGCGCCAGCCCTCCGCCCGGGCGTGCTTGCGCAGGGCCGACAGCCCCAGACCGAACCGCGCGCAGACCTCGTCGGCGCTGCACCCCTCCAGATAGGCCAGACGCGCGGCCTCCCAGGTCTCGGGGCTGCGGATGCGATAGGGCTCGGACATGCCGGGAGGGTGGCACGGGGGTACGTCAGAATCGGTCGGGGGTTGAGAACGACGTCCAGCATCGAGTTGCCTGCAAAAACACCTCGACGCGATGCGCCGTCAGGCGTGGCAAACCAATCTTTGCTCCCGACTCTTGGTTGACCTTCGCGGGGTCTCCTCCCTGTCGCAAAGCGGTGGGGCTTGCGCCGTGACGGAGGGGTTCTTCACCCCAAGGCACGGTGCGGGCCCAGATCCCCTCCACCGCTTCGCGGTCCCCCTCCCCATCGGCAAGCGGCGACGGGGAGGAGACGCCCCGCAAGGTCTGCCCCCTACAAGTTCAGCAACGCCGGATCGCCCCCCTGGGCCGAGATGTTGTTGCTGATGGCCTTTTCCGACGCATAGCGGATCAGGCTGTTCGGCCCGCCCGCCTTCGGCCCGGTGCCCGACAGGCCCTCGCCGCCGAAGGGCTGCACGCCGACCACCGCGCCGGTGATGCCGCGGTTGATGTAGACGTTGCCGGCGGGGACGAGGGAGACGACCTCCTCGGCGAAGGCCTCGATGCGGCTGTGAACGCCCAGGGTCAGGCCGTAGCCGCGCGCGGCCAGACGGCCGGCGACGGACTTCAGGTCGGCGGGGTCGTAGCGGTAGATGTGCAGGATGGGGCCGAAGACCTCGCGTTCCAGATAGTCCGGGGACGGAATCTCGGCAATCGTGGGGGC
This DNA window, taken from Brevundimonas subvibrioides ATCC 15264, encodes the following:
- the kdpA gene encoding potassium-transporting ATPase subunit KdpA; the encoded protein is MTLQGWAEIALTLGLSVALGWPLGLYLSRVWNGERTWLDPVLRPVEKVFYGLAGVNPDRSQGWVGYAGALVVFNAMGFGLLYAILRLQGGLPLNPQGFEGVSPHLAFNTAISFVTNTNWQSYGGETTLSTFTQMVGLTVQNFLSAATGAAIAAALARAFVASRGEGVGNFWADMTRTTLYLLLPASIVLAVLLAGLGVAQSLAASATATTLEGADQTIALFPVASQLAIKMLGINGGGVFNVNSAHPLENPSALTNLITAVSINVLGWAAFFAFGRSVMAKKEVRALVLAGLILLGGLTAAMYVAESQPAPALQAAGISQPVNMEGKETRFGIASSVAWAAQTTGASNGSVNAMHASFMPLSGGIQMFLMQLGEILPGGIGSGIALMVVMAILSVFVAGLMVGRTPEYLGKKIEAREIQYAMIGLLAMPAAILGFGAVAAVYPEALTGLLNAGPHGLSEILYAYTSAAANNGSAFAGLTANAPWWNTTLGIGMLLGRFVPAVAVLAIAGSLVAKPKLAPSAGTLPTDGGLFIGLLIGVILILGGLQFFPALALGPIVEHFQMLAAAARS
- a CDS encoding potassium-transporting ATPase subunit F, which gives rise to MLLNLLWGAGAVVVALYMIVALVRPERF